In Pongo abelii isolate AG06213 chromosome X, NHGRI_mPonAbe1-v2.0_pri, whole genome shotgun sequence, one DNA window encodes the following:
- the UXT gene encoding protein UXT: MVFPLPTPQEPIMATPPKRRAVEATGEKVLRYETFISDVLQRDLRKVLDHRDKVYEQLAKYLQLRNVIERLQEAKHSELYMQVDLGCNFFVDTVVPDTSRIYVALGYGFFLELTLAEALKFIDRKSSLLTELSNSLTKDSMNIKAHIHMLLEGLRELQGLQNFPEKPHH; the protein is encoded by the exons ATGgtcttccccctccccactccccaggaGCCCATCATGGCGACGCCCCCTAAGCGGCGGGCGGTGGAGGCCACGGGGGAGAAAGTGCTGCGCTACGAGACATTCATCAGTGACGTGCTGCAGCGGGACTTGCG AAAGGTGCTGGACCATCGAGACAAGGTATATGAGCAGCTGGCCAAATACCTTCAACTAAGAAATGTCATTGAGCGACTCCAG GAAGCTAAGCACTCGGAGTTATATATGCAGGTGGATTTGGGCTGTAACTTCTTCGTTGACACAGTGGT CCCAGATACTTCACGCATCTATGTGGCCCTGGGATATGGTTTTTTCCTGGAGTTGACATTGGCAGAAGCTCTCAAGTTCATTGATCGTAAGAGCTCTCTCCTCACAGA gCTCAGCAACAGCCTCACCAAGGACTCCATGAATATCAAAGCCCATATCCACATGTTGCTAGAG GGGCTTAGAGAACTACAAGGCCTGCAGAATTTCCCAGAGAAGCCTCACCATTGA